The Bacteroidota bacterium genome window below encodes:
- a CDS encoding YbaK/EbsC family protein gives MILQRLKVFLDSHKVKYVVITHSQAYTALEIAALARIPGKEVAKSVIVKIDDKMMMIVVPASHMVDFNALQTFTGAQHIELASEQQFKDKFPECEVGAMPPFGNLFEMDVVVSSSLEEDEMIAFNAGTHKELVKMSYREFAQLVQPKVGKLSFPKRYSFAREMWDIP, from the coding sequence ATGATACTTCAACGATTGAAAGTTTTTCTGGACAGCCATAAGGTAAAATATGTTGTCATCACACATTCGCAGGCATACACGGCACTGGAAATTGCCGCGCTCGCCCGCATTCCGGGAAAAGAGGTGGCAAAATCGGTGATCGTTAAAATAGACGATAAGATGATGATGATTGTGGTGCCCGCATCGCATATGGTGGATTTTAACGCGCTGCAGACATTTACCGGCGCACAACATATTGAACTCGCAAGCGAACAACAATTTAAAGACAAATTCCCGGAATGCGAAGTGGGAGCAATGCCTCCGTTCGGCAATCTTTTTGAAATGGATGTTGTCGTTTCGTCCAGTCTCGAGGAAGATGAAATGATTGCCTTCAATGCAGGGACACATAAAGAACTGGTGAAGATGTCCTACAGGGAATTTGCGCAACTGGTACAGCCGAAGGTGGGAAAACTTTCCTTCCCGAAACGATATTCCTTTGCTCGGGAAATGTGGGATATACCGTAA